One window from the genome of Hoplias malabaricus isolate fHopMal1 chromosome 18, fHopMal1.hap1, whole genome shotgun sequence encodes:
- the riox2 gene encoding ribosomal oxygenase 2 isoform X1: protein MPKKGRSAVTSNMDKDVMSAKQRKIDSPLCFESPISLFQSLISPMDVEQFFQQHWEKKPLLLQRSDPSVTSYYQSLFQLSDLKQLCTQGLEYAQDLNVCRCVNGKKKVMNKEGRVNYSQLRKDFEQRGATIQFHQPQRFRDELWHIQEQLECFFGTLVGSNVYITPQESQGLPPHYDDVEVFILQLEGQKHWRLYEPTVPLAREYSLEPEERIGKPTHDIVLKAGDLLYLPRGTIHQADTPAGVEHSTHLTLSTYQSTYVNTHTQNHADEVLSVSEKLSFLITVCTSLFFRSWGDFLIDVFPSLLFDSMKTDLSLRQGLPRGLLTSASVSSDVNKQVCVFLRALAEHIEQGQQELRSTEMRRDFISSRLPPYRLQEEDIAPVGKLPALNDSVCVRFREHILLTVEPSQDNTDEATELVAFVLHSLKNKRETHMMGARGNEEEEDENEEEDSQFQGLRFPVTHLPVLKRLLSGERLLVAELPLQEEADKLGLVLGLWTEGLLQVC, encoded by the exons ATGCCGAAGAAAGGGAGATCAGCAGTAACAAGCAATATGGACAAAGACGTAATGTCTGCTAAACAGAGAAAGATAGACAGCCCTCTGTGCTTTGAATCACCAATCAGTCTGTTTCAAAGTCTGATCAGTCCTATGGATGTGGAGCAGTTCTTCCAGCAACACTGGGAGAAGAAGCCTTTACTGCTGCAGAGATCAGACCCCTCAGTTACATCCTACTACCAGTCCCTTTTCCAGCTGTCTGACCTCAAACAGTTGTGTACTCAGGGCCTGGAATACGCTCAAGACCTGAATGTGTGCCGATGTGTGAATGGCAAAAAGAAAGTGATGAACAAAGAGGGACGTGTGAACTACAGCCAGCTGAGGAAGGACTTTGAACAGAGAGGAGCCACCATACAGTTCCACCAGCCACAGAGGTTCAGG gacGAGCTGTGGCATATTCAGGAGCAGTTGGAGTGTTTCTTCGGGACACTGGTTGGCTCCAACGTCTACATCACACCTCAGGAGTCTCAGGGTCTACCACCACACTACGATGATGTGGAG GTGTTTATTCTGCAGCTGGAAGGACAGAAGCACTGGCGTCTGTAtgagcccactgttcccctggCCAGAGAGTACAGCCTAGAGCCAGAGGAGCGCATTGGCAAGCCCACTCATGACATCGTATTGAAA GCAGGTGATCTGCTGTATTTACCCAGAGGAACCATCCACCAGGCAGACACTCCTGCAGGAGTGGAGCACTCTACACACCTCACACTCAGCACCTACCAAAGCAcgtatgtaaacacacacactcaaaaccaCGCTGATGAAGTGTTATCAGTTTCAGAGAAACTCTCATTTTTGATCACTGTCTGTACGTCTCTCTTTTTCAGGTCGTGGGGCGACTTCTTAATAGACGTCTTCCCCAGTCTCCTGTTTGACTCCATGAAGACAGACCTCAGCCTGCGTCAGGGTCTGCCAAGAGGCCTCCTCACT TCTGCAAGTGTGAGTTCCGATGTAAataagcaggtgtgtgtgtttctgagagcTCTAGCGGAACACATTGAGCAGGGACAACAGGAACTTCGCTCCACAGAAATGAGGAGAGACTTCATCTCCAGTAGACTCCCTCCATACAGACTGCAGGAGGAGGATATTGCTCCAG ttggaAAATTACCAGCTCTTaacgacagtgtgtgtgtgagattcagAGAACAcattcttctcacagtggagcCCAGTCAGGACAACACA GATGAAGCCACAGAGTTGGTGGCATTTGTGTTACACTCCCTAAAAAACAAGAGGGAGACTCACATGATGGGGGCACGTGgtaatgaggaagaggaggatgaaaaTGAAGAGGAAGACTCACAG TTCCAGGGTCTTCGCTTCCCTGTCACCCATCTCCCTGTTCTGAAACGATTGCTGAGTGGAGAGCGCCTTCTGGTGGCAGAGCTGCCTCTTCAGGAGGAAGCAGACAAACTGGGCCTAGTGCTGGGCCTCTGGACTGAAGGACTGCTTCAGGTCTGTTGA
- the riox2 gene encoding ribosomal oxygenase 2 isoform X2 — protein MPKKGRSAVTSNMDKDVMSAKQRKIDSPLCFESPISLFQSLISPMDVEQFFQQHWEKKPLLLQRSDPSVTSYYQSLFQLSDLKQLCTQGLEYAQDLNVCRCVNGKKKVMNKEGRVNYSQLRKDFEQRGATIQFHQPQRFRDELWHIQEQLECFFGTLVGSNVYITPQESQGLPPHYDDVEVFILQLEGQKHWRLYEPTVPLAREYSLEPEERIGKPTHDIVLKAGDLLYLPRGTIHQADTPAGVEHSTHLTLSTYQSTSWGDFLIDVFPSLLFDSMKTDLSLRQGLPRGLLTSASVSSDVNKQVCVFLRALAEHIEQGQQELRSTEMRRDFISSRLPPYRLQEEDIAPVGKLPALNDSVCVRFREHILLTVEPSQDNTDEATELVAFVLHSLKNKRETHMMGARGNEEEEDENEEEDSQFQGLRFPVTHLPVLKRLLSGERLLVAELPLQEEADKLGLVLGLWTEGLLQVC, from the exons ATGCCGAAGAAAGGGAGATCAGCAGTAACAAGCAATATGGACAAAGACGTAATGTCTGCTAAACAGAGAAAGATAGACAGCCCTCTGTGCTTTGAATCACCAATCAGTCTGTTTCAAAGTCTGATCAGTCCTATGGATGTGGAGCAGTTCTTCCAGCAACACTGGGAGAAGAAGCCTTTACTGCTGCAGAGATCAGACCCCTCAGTTACATCCTACTACCAGTCCCTTTTCCAGCTGTCTGACCTCAAACAGTTGTGTACTCAGGGCCTGGAATACGCTCAAGACCTGAATGTGTGCCGATGTGTGAATGGCAAAAAGAAAGTGATGAACAAAGAGGGACGTGTGAACTACAGCCAGCTGAGGAAGGACTTTGAACAGAGAGGAGCCACCATACAGTTCCACCAGCCACAGAGGTTCAGG gacGAGCTGTGGCATATTCAGGAGCAGTTGGAGTGTTTCTTCGGGACACTGGTTGGCTCCAACGTCTACATCACACCTCAGGAGTCTCAGGGTCTACCACCACACTACGATGATGTGGAG GTGTTTATTCTGCAGCTGGAAGGACAGAAGCACTGGCGTCTGTAtgagcccactgttcccctggCCAGAGAGTACAGCCTAGAGCCAGAGGAGCGCATTGGCAAGCCCACTCATGACATCGTATTGAAA GCAGGTGATCTGCTGTATTTACCCAGAGGAACCATCCACCAGGCAGACACTCCTGCAGGAGTGGAGCACTCTACACACCTCACACTCAGCACCTACCAAAGCAc GTCGTGGGGCGACTTCTTAATAGACGTCTTCCCCAGTCTCCTGTTTGACTCCATGAAGACAGACCTCAGCCTGCGTCAGGGTCTGCCAAGAGGCCTCCTCACT TCTGCAAGTGTGAGTTCCGATGTAAataagcaggtgtgtgtgtttctgagagcTCTAGCGGAACACATTGAGCAGGGACAACAGGAACTTCGCTCCACAGAAATGAGGAGAGACTTCATCTCCAGTAGACTCCCTCCATACAGACTGCAGGAGGAGGATATTGCTCCAG ttggaAAATTACCAGCTCTTaacgacagtgtgtgtgtgagattcagAGAACAcattcttctcacagtggagcCCAGTCAGGACAACACA GATGAAGCCACAGAGTTGGTGGCATTTGTGTTACACTCCCTAAAAAACAAGAGGGAGACTCACATGATGGGGGCACGTGgtaatgaggaagaggaggatgaaaaTGAAGAGGAAGACTCACAG TTCCAGGGTCTTCGCTTCCCTGTCACCCATCTCCCTGTTCTGAAACGATTGCTGAGTGGAGAGCGCCTTCTGGTGGCAGAGCTGCCTCTTCAGGAGGAAGCAGACAAACTGGGCCTAGTGCTGGGCCTCTGGACTGAAGGACTGCTTCAGGTCTGTTGA